The following is a genomic window from Amycolatopsis cihanbeyliensis.
GCCGAGCACGAACCCGTCCCGCGCGACGTCGAACGGCCGGGACGCCGTGCCGGGATCGCGGTTGCGCGACAGCGCGCGCATCCTGGCGAACGCCGAGACGTACAGCGGGGTGACCGGCGCCTCGGCGCCACCGGCGATCACGATGTCGGCCGCACCGAGCCGGAGCAGATCCCGGCCGATCCCGATCGCGGAAGCACCGGAGGCGCACGCGGTGCACGGCGCGAGGCACGGGCCGGTGGCGCCGAGCTCGATCGCGAGCTGTCCGGCCGCCATGTTGAGCAGGCCCATCGGGAGGGTGAGCGGCGAGACGTCCGCGGGGCCGTCGGCCAGCAGTGTCTGGTGCTGCCGCTCGAGGGTGCCGGTGCCACCGGCCCCGGAGCCGATCAGCACCGCCACCCGGGAGCCTTCCCATTCCCGCGGGTCGAGCCCGGCGTGCCGCAGCGCCTCGTATGCCGCGGCGATGGCGAAGGCGGTGTAGCGATCCCACTGCCTGGCACCGCGCAGTCCCGCCTCGGTAGGGGAGAACCCGGGCACCCGGCAGGATATGCGCACCGGCAGCTCGTCGAGTTCGGGGTCCATCCCCGCGGCCGGCTCGCCGTCGACGACATGTGCCCAGTTCGCGTCCACCCCGGTTCCAGCAGGGCTCACCAGCCCGATCCCGGTGATCGCCGCGCTGAATGTGGACATCAGGTGGTCACGCCCCTCTCGGCGGACCTCTCCTCCACCTTGTCGACGACCTCGCCGATCGTGGAGACCTCGGCCATCTCGTCGTCGGTCAGGTTCAGACCGAGCTGCTTGTTGATGGCGGTGACGAGCTCGATCTGGGACAGGGAATCGAGGTCGATGTCGTCGAAGGTTGCGGTGGAGCTGACCGTTTCGGGGGCGACGTCGAATCGGCGGGTCAGGATCCCGACAATCGATTCGTAGGCAGTGCTCATCTCTCCTCCAGTGCGTCGCGATACCGTCAACTGACGGCGTCGATCGGAATATCGGGCCAGACCAGCGCCGTGGAGCCCCAGGAAAGGCCGGCACCGAACGCGGACAGCAGCACCCGCTGGCCGGGTTCCAGCCCTCCCCGATCGAAGATGTCGTTGAGCAGCAACGGGATCGAGGCGGCCAGGGTGTTACCTACCCGGTCGATATTGACTGCCACTCGCTG
Proteins encoded in this region:
- a CDS encoding beta-ketoacyl-[acyl-carrier-protein] synthase family protein, translated to MSTFSAAITGIGLVSPAGTGVDANWAHVVDGEPAAGMDPELDELPVRISCRVPGFSPTEAGLRGARQWDRYTAFAIAAAYEALRHAGLDPREWEGSRVAVLIGSGAGGTGTLERQHQTLLADGPADVSPLTLPMGLLNMAAGQLAIELGATGPCLAPCTACASGASAIGIGRDLLRLGAADIVIAGGAEAPVTPLYVSAFARMRALSRNRDPGTASRPFDVARDGFVLGEGAGVMVLESEEHARARGAGVLARAIGYGASADAHHVTSPHPEGSGATLAIRAALADAGITGADIGYVNAHGTSTPMNDRTEAGVIRSAVAPEVPVSSTKGVTGHPLGAAAAIEAAYAALAVRYDLIPPTAGLTDPDPEIDLDLVFKAARPGRVGVALSNSFGFGGQNTALLIAA
- a CDS encoding acyl carrier protein, with translation MSTAYESIVGILTRRFDVAPETVSSTATFDDIDLDSLSQIELVTAINKQLGLNLTDDEMAEVSTIGEVVDKVEERSAERGVTT